Proteins co-encoded in one Prunus persica cultivar Lovell chromosome G6, Prunus_persica_NCBIv2, whole genome shotgun sequence genomic window:
- the LOC18771963 gene encoding ankyrin repeat domain-containing protein 13C-B, with amino-acid sequence MKNESNISLGTERTVKSIESMEDFSKYSHSPAHLAVARRDCASLRRIISTLPRLSKASEVSTEAESHEAELRADAVSAVIDRRDVPGRETPLHLAVRLRDPTSAEILMAAGADWSLQNENGWSALQEAVCTREEAIAMIIARHYQPLAWAKWCRRLPRIVASTARIRDFYMEISFHFESSVIPFIGRIAPSDTYRIWKRGSNLRADMTLAGFDGFRIQRSDQTFLFLGEGYSSEDGNVNLAPGSLIVLAHKEKEITNALEGAGAQPTEAEVAHEVALMSQTNMYRPGIDVTQAELVPHLNWRRQERTEMVGNWKAKVYDMLHVMVSVKSRRVPGAMTDEELFAVDDEERVANGGDNDEYDDVLTAEEKMQLDSALRGNSDGACEDEENGVSDCHENGLGGSYENCESNGVVKEKKSWFGWNKKSSKGNDDSEDPKILKKFSKLAPEGGNQKSLDHQKPSSEFPRDDIADAKKGKDKNSKKKKKKVASDAKHESEYKKGLRPVLWLTPDFPLKTDELLPLLDILANKVKAIRRLRELLTTKLPHGTFPVKVAIPIVPTIRVLVTFTKFEELQPLEEFSTPLSSPAHFQDAKSKESEGSSSWISWVRGGRGGQSSDSDSHRYKDEIDPFLIPLDYTWVDANEKKRRMKAKKAKSKKHRKHATAKASDGGHQASEDVEE; translated from the exons atgaaaaatgaaagcaaCATTAGCCTCGGAACTGAGAGAACAGTAAAATCCATAGAATCAATGGAAGATTTTTCTAAATATTCCCACAGTCCAGCTCATTTGGCGGTTGCACGCCGTGACTGTGCCTCCCTCAGGCGCATTATCTCTACCCTCCCTCGGCTTTCCAAGGCCAGTGAAGTAAGCACTGAAGCCGAATCTCATGAGGCTGAGCTCCGAGCTGATGCTGTCTCAGCTGTCATTGATCGCCGAGATGTTCCTGGTCGTGAGACTCCTCTTCATCTAGCAGTGCGTCTCCGTGACCCAACCTCAGCTGAGATTTTGATGGCGGCTGGTGCTGATTGGAGTCTTCAAAACGAGAATGGTTGGAGTGCTCTCCAAGAAGCCGTCTGCACTAGAGAGGAAGCAATTGCTATGATTATTGCGCGTCACTACCAGCCCCTTGCTTGGGCTAAATGGTGTCGTAGACTTCCCCGTATTGTTGCCTCTACGGCCCGTATTCGTGATTTTTACATGGAGATAAGTTTTCACTTTGAGAGCTCAGTCATCCCGTTTATTGGTCGAATTGCCCCATCGGATACTTACCGCATTTGGAAGCGTGGTTCTAATCTTCGAGCTGACATGACCCTTGCTGGCTTTGATGGGTTTCGAATTCAAAGGTCTGATCAAACATTTCTGTTTCTTGGAGAGGGGTACTCTTCAGAGGATGGTAATGTGAATTTGGCACCTGGTTCTTTGATTGTTCTTGCACATAAGGAGAAAGAAATCACAAATGCTTTGGAAGGAGCTGGTGCCCAACCAACCGAAGCTGAAGTTGCCCATGAAGTGGCCTTGATGTCACAGACAAATATGTATAGGCCAGGCATTGATGTTACTCAGGCTGAGCTTGTTCCCCATTTAAATTGGAGGCGACAAGAGAGGACCGAGATGGTTGGAAATTGGAAGGCCAAAGTTTATGATATGCTTCACGTGATGGTTAGTGTGAAGTCAAGGCGGGTTCCTGGTGCTATGACCGATGAGGAGCTCTTTGCAGTGGACGATGAAGAAAGGGTGGCAAATGGGGGTGATAATGATGAATATGATGATGTATTGACTGCTGAGGAAAAAATGCAGTTGGATTCTGCACTTCGAGGGAACTCAGATGGTGCTTGTGAGGATGAGGAAAATGGGGTCTCTGACTGCCATGAAAATGGTTTGGGAGGATCCTATGAGAATTGTGAATCCAACGGTGTTGTTAAGGAGAAGAAGAGTTGGTTTGGTTGGAACAAGAAAAGTTCAAAGGGAAATGATGATTCTGAagatccaaagattttgaagaaGTTCTCAAAGTTGGCCCCAGAAGGTGGCAACCAGAAATCACTTGATCATCAAAAACCATCATCTGAATTTCCTAGAGATGATATTGCAGATgctaagaaaggaaaagataaaaacagtaagaagaaaaagaagaaagtggcCAGTGATGCTAAGCATGAGAGCGAGTACAAAAAGGGTCTGAGACCTGTCTTGTGGTTGACACCAGATTTCCCTTTGAAAACAGATGAGCTTCTTCCTTTACTAGACATCTTAGCAAACAAGGTCAAGGCTATAAGGAGACTCAGGGAGCTTTTGACTACTAAACTTCCCCATGGCACTTTTCCTGTCAAG GTTGCTATCCCAATCGTCCCAACAATACGAGTTCTTGTAACTTTTACGAAATTTGAGGAGCTTCAGCCATTGGAGGAGTTTTCAACCCCTCTCTCCAGTCCAGCACATTTTCAGGATGCAAAGTCAAAGGAATCAGAAGGATCCTCATCATGGATATCATGGGTAAGAGGGGGTCGTGGTGGGCAATCAAGTGACAGCGATAGCCACCGATATAAGGATGAGATTGACCCTTTCCTCATACCATTGGACTATACCTGGGTTGATGCCAATGAGAAAAAACGCCGCATGAAAGCCAAGAAAGCTAAGAGCAAGAAACACAGGAAACATGCAACAGCCAAGGCTAGTGATGGGGGACATCAGGCAAGTGAGGATGTCGAAGAATAG